A stretch of the Malus domestica chromosome 08, GDT2T_hap1 genome encodes the following:
- the LOC103441393 gene encoding beta-ketoacyl-[acyl-carrier-protein] synthase III, chloroplastic, with amino-acid sequence MATNASGFFTAPTVPSQRRKIQHSIRIFGSGFPFPEGISKRVFCSSTFEGAEKHVGASASESRSPKLVSKGCKLIGCGSAVPSLKISNDDLAKVVDTNDEWISVRTGIRNRRVISGKESLTTLAVEAAHKALEMAQVDVDDVDLILVCTSTPDDVFGCAPKVQKALGCARNPLAYDITAACSGFILGLVSAYCHIKAGGFKNVLVIGADALSRIVDWTDRGTCILFGDAAGAVLIQACDGEDDGLLSFDVHSDGEGYRHLNAALKENETDDELGSNGSVLGFPPRQASYSCLQMNGKEVFRFAVRVVPQSIEYSLAKAGLPASSIDWLLLHQANQRILDAVSTRLQIPSEQVISNLANYGNTSAGSIPLALDEAVRSGKVKPGHTIAAAGFGAGLTWASTIFRWG; translated from the exons ATGGCCACCAATGCATCTGGGTTCTTCACTGCTCCTACAGTTCCTAGCCAGAGGAGAAAGATTCAGCATTCAATACGCATTTTTGGATCTGGGTTTCCTTTCCCTGAGGGAATCTCCAAGAGGGTATTCTGCTCCAGCACTTTTGAAGGCGCAGAGAAGCATGTTGGAGCTTCTGCTTCTGAATCTCGATCACCCAA gCTTGTCAGTAAAGGCTGCAAGTTAATTGGATGCGGCTCAGCAGTACCCAGTCTTAAGATTTCAAATGATGATCTTGCAAAAGTAGTAGATACTAACGATGAATGGATATCTGTTCGCACTGGGATTCGTAATCGACGAGTTATTTCAG GCAAAGAGAGCCTGACAACGTTAGCGGTCGAGGCAGCGCATAAAGCTCTTGAGATGGCACAGGTAGATGTTGATGATGTGGACCTAATCTTGGTGTGCACATCTACGCCTGATGATGTCTTTGGCTGTGCCCCGAAG GTTCAGAAAGCACTCGGCTGCGCAAGGAATCCTTTAGCGTATGATATTACAGCTGCTTGTAGTGGATTTATTTTGGGTCTAGTATCAGCGTATTGTCACATTAAGG CTGGTGGATTTAAAAATGTTCTTGTTATTGGGGCTGATGCTCTTTCTCGGATTGTTGACTGGACCGATAGAGGAACGTGTATTCTCTTCGGGGATGCTGCTGGGGCTGTATTAATACAG GCCTGCGATGGTGAGGATGATGGTTTGCTTTCTTTTGATGTGCATAGTGATGGTGAAGGATACAG ACATCTAAATGCCGccttgaaagaaaatgaaacagACGATGAGTTGGGTTCTAATGGTTCAGTCCTAGGCTTCCCTCCAAGACAAGCTTCATATTCCTGCCTTCAAATGAATGGTAAAGAGGTCTTTCGCTTTGCTGTGCGTGTTGTGCCACAGTCAATTGAGTATTCCCTTGCAAAGGCTGGTCTCCCTGCATCTAGCATTGATTGGTTACTGCTCCATCAG GCAAACCAGAGGATCCTTGATGCGGTTTCTACTCGCTTGCAAATCCCATCAGAACAGGTGATTTCAAACTTGGCAAACTATGGCAACACGAGCGCTGGTTCCATACCATTGGCATTGGACGAAGCTGTGAGAAGCGGGAAGGTGAAACCAGGCCATACTATTGCAGCTGCCGGTTTTGGAGCAGGTCTGACTTGGGCTTCTACCATTTTCAGATGGGGTTGA
- the LOC103416125 gene encoding psbP domain-containing protein 5, chloroplastic-like has translation MVLLSPSLSLFPSNHVLPPNILPREQSRIVMQQLNKWQISSSGNSKPSLQDGFYRRELLLFGISAPVLLVLPASGSLAEEDLKMASFVDDINSYSYLYPTELPSKKALFKWVESRKPERYSSAAPLSPDARLRIVSERVDIVDNLIISISIGPPNSKIIKSQDKSTWTAKDVADSVLADKSALRVTSTQRQAESQVLDAHTGEIDGQPYWYYEYLVRKAPTKTADESTNYRHYVASTTERDGYLYSINASTLNKQWNIVGPILQKTVASFHLLPPTENYVPPFKDPWRFW, from the exons ATGgttcttctctctccttctctctccctcttcccttCCAACCATGTTCTTCCTCCAAATATCCTTCCCAG AGAGCAAAGTAGGATTGTGATGCAGCAGCTGAACAAATGGCAAATAAGTTCAAGTGGGAACTCAAAACCCAGTTTACAAGATGGCTTTTACAGGAGAGAGTTACTGCTGTTTGGCATTTCTGCTCCAGTTTTACTAGTCTTACCAGCTTCAG GGTCCCTTGCAGAGGAAGACTTGAAAATGGCTTCATTTGTTGATGACATAAATTCATATTCTTATCTATACCCTACGGAGTTGCCATCCAAGAAGGCCCTTTTCAAGTG GGTGGAATCGAGAAAGCCAGAGCGTTATTCATCAGCTGCACCATTATCTC CTGATGCGCGCCTGCGCATTGTTTCTGAGCGTGTTGACATTGTTGATAATCTCATCATTTCTATTTCG ATAGGTCCCCCGAATTCAAAGATTATAAAATCACAAGACAAGAGTACATGGACTGCGAAAGATGTTGCTGATTCTGTTTTGGCTGACAAGTCTGCATTG CGTGTCACCTCAACTCAGCGGCAGGCTGAGAGTCAAGTCCTGGATGCACACACTGGTGAA ATTGATGGTCAGCCATACTGGTACTATGAGTACCTTGTTCGCAAAGCACCCACAAAAACT GCTGACGAATCTACCAATTATAGACATTATGTGGCCTCAACAACTGAACGAGATG GTTACCTGTACTCTATTAATGCTTCAACCCTCAATAAGCAGTGGAACATa GTGGGGCCTATCTTACAAAAAACAGTAGCTTCATTTCACCTTCTCCCTCCCACAGAAAACTACGTTCCTCCATTCAAGGATCCGTGGAGATTCTGGTGA